The Bombus vancouverensis nearcticus chromosome 9, iyBomVanc1_principal, whole genome shotgun sequence genome includes a window with the following:
- the LOC117158839 gene encoding uncharacterized protein LOC117158839: MRMKLLKIVVVLLLSGSGNARPQKTEGSIQVQPSRPNPEQWRGSGVPHTVREDSSIHSNDTQRHLKDMHHIDQSLRTVATQLLNVTNPEEPPKILDNVIKRPIASQKPIERNEATPIKEIYVNNGPPANIGFGRPINSKFNYFETSHPGQAMAITEEELEKELSSTRLMTAYKNHATTTGGISTWILLNPPSTTTKTTEIEKKTKQPFQMEVKMTVKPTTLMERVETTERVTEKVTMPVSTTLVMDQSSTTKKSVSVDTKKSTESKPEKIQTTEKIESMQSTTLKVPQTTANNLENKEAVVSTTKKIQILRTTPKPKIATTKTTVLSKPSGSKPSRPSQQNRPKPPMRRTTTVKPDSAKNETVSTGKIEKVTFRPVQMITIPKNKVESTEKPMFVTKIKASIAMDTQKTSTQSSASSMATSLEVTTTSRPTTIENNLVEVSVKPKPVGTKVNNVLKVQLKKPLDETTKIEVEPIKVNAPVLKIEKVEKNEVKKEEEKETENLDNTRIDLMKFDFNPELTKINVNTEVSSTSTSTTQSTTSTSTTKRPRNNPKRKKNKVRRRKPTTSTTTTTVSSVISSTTEKDLIEEPIAENGIQESKIVPETKVAGNWTKTKKKPASTPISMQIYNFLSREVMPSFGVMSLVGLGLGLASYFLYPLGGTVTRRNYDVEPKYKYNFDEYGGNYGQREEEVLSKVLQGMTIDENKYPGSKDYDNNYYRYQHYDGGYDAQPIKKSDQRYPPSSAIYRPENTASIHKYKNTDYRYSDSTSTPNYYDRSKHREYVVGSAAPGTANRQFVVGSIPKEYPPYEEKIPSLSTPGKLANSYEPTESGQIQFDHDVNQNFNFPVGSAQNYGPVQTARPDDTYEEVEITPTAVAVEHGPRSLKLKRSLLDLTKISPTETRRSRKRRDSVIQVIPSKRQLEEEGKEQDLSNEILNIIDSAIPEEDYTQKKKNKNKEMEDFANKRRKEKEDERNRLKESTTNSQILKTSTAAPVDTSTVSTAAKETTESPTFSPSSTESDSESNTTNNPKSTESTSEWIDLTTAKPTEQNGFNLFSFVKKIAEIKFRLGLTLLKHASEGFARYLGHVQKRINGEE; this comes from the exons ATGCGGATGAAGCTGTTAAAGATCGTGGTGGTCCTGTTGCTGTCAGGATCGGGCAATGCCAGGCCGCAGAAAACCG aaGGATCGATTCAAGTTCAGCCATCGAGGCCAAATCCTGAGCAATGGAGAGGCTCCGGCGTGCCCCACACCGTTCGAGAAGATAGCAG TATCCATTCGAACGACACGCAACGTCACCTGAAAGACATGCACCACATCGATCAGTCCTTAAGAACGGTGGCCACTCAATTACTAAACGTGACCAATCCCGAAGAACCGCCAAAGATCCTCGACAACGTGATCAAGAGGCCCATTGCGAGTCAAAAACCAATCGAAAGAAACGAAGCCACTCCGATCAAAGAGATATACGTGAACAATGGTCCACCTGCTAATATTGGATTTGGCAGACCGATCAATTCCAAGTTCAACTACTTCGAGACGAGTCATCCAGGTCAAGCAATGGCCATCACCGAAGAAGAACTCGAAAAAGAATTAAGTTCAACGCGTCTGATGACTGCTTATAAGAATCATGCAACGACCACTGGTGGAATTTCCACATGGATCCTTCTAAACCCACCGTCGACAACGACGAAGACGACAGAGatagaaaagaagacgaaaCAGCCGTTTCAAATGGAAGTGAAAATGACTGTGAAACCAACGACTTTGATGGAGAGAGTGGAAACCACTGAAAGAGTGACAGAGAAAGTTACCATGCCCGTATCCACGACATTAGTCATGGATCAGTCTTCTACTACAAAGAAATCTGTCTCAGTCGACACGAAGAAGAGCACCGAATCGAAACCAGAGAAAATTCAAACCACAGAGAAGATAGAGTCCATGCAGAGTACCACTTTGAAGGTTCCACAGACTACTGCGAATAATTTGGAGAATAAGGAGGCTGTTGTTAGTACCACGAAGAAGATACAGATTTTAAGAACGACACCTAAGCCTAAGATAGCTACCACGAAGACTACCGTATTATCTAAACCTTCTGGTTCGAAGCCTTCTAGACCTAGTCAACAGAATAGGCCTAAGCCTCCTATGAGAAGAACTACTACCGTTAAGCCGGATTCTGCGAAAAATGAGACTGTTTCTACTGGCAAGATAGAGAAGGTTACTTTCAGACCGGTTCAAATGATCACCATTCCAAAGAACAAGGTAGAAAGCACCGAGAAGCCTATGTTCGTGACCAAGATCAAAGCGTCTATCGCGATGGACACTCAGAAGACTAGCACGCAGTCTTCGGCTTCTTCCATGGCCACCAGTTTAGAAGTAACTACGACTTCTAGACCGACTACGATCGAGAATAATCTAGTGGAGGTGTCTGTGAAGCCGAAACCAGTTGGTACAAAGGTGAACAACGTATTGAAAGTCCAATTGAAGAAGCCTCTAGATGAGACGACAAAGATCGAAGTAGAACCTATTAAGGTGAATGCTCCCGTGTTGAAGATCGAGAAAGTGGAAAAGAACGAGgttaagaaagaagaagagaaggaaacaGAGAATCTGGACAATACCAGGATAGATTTAATGAAATTTGATTTTAATCCTGAACTGACCAAGATCAACGTAAACACAGAAGTTTCTTCGACTTCAACGAGCACCACACAATCGACGACGTCCACTTCGACAACTAAAAGACCTAGGAACAATCCTAAGAGGAAGAAGAATAAAGTCAGAAGGCGAAAGCCAACTACATCCACCACTACAACCACTGTTTCTTCGGTGATATCTAGTACGACAGAGAAAGATTTAATAGAGGAACCAATCGCTGAAAATGGTATACAGGAGTCGAAGATAGTACCTGAGACCAAGGTGGCTGGTAATTGGACGAAGACAAAGAAGAAGCCAGCTTCGACTCCCATTAGTATGCAGATTTACAACTTCCTGAGTCGAGAGGTGATGCCTAGTTTTGGAGTGATGTCTTTGGTGGGATTGGGACTTGGCCTGGCTTCTTACTTCTTGTATCCGCTCGGAGGAACCGTCACTAGAAGAAACTACGACGTTGAGCctaaatataagtataatttcgaCGAATACGGTGGAAACTATGGTCAAAGGGAAGAGGAGGTCTTGTCTAAAGTTCTTCAGGGTATGACAATTGACGAGAACAAGTATCCTGGCTCGAAGGACTATGACAACAATTACTATAGGTACCAACATTATGACGGAGGTTATGACGCTCAGCCAATCAAGAAAAGCGATCAAAGGTACCCTCCTTCGTCTGCAATATATCGTCCAGAGAACACAGCgtctatacataaatataagaaCACTGATTATCGTTATTCGGATAGTACAAGCACTCCAAATTACTATGACAGGTCTAAACATCGCGAGTACGTGGTTGGATCTGCCGCTCCTGGCACAGCCAACCGACAATTCGTTGTTGGAAGCATTCCCAAAGAGTACCCACCTTACGAAGAGAAGATTCCTTCTTTATCGACCCCAGGAAAGCTGGCTAACAGTTACGAGCCTACAGAAAGTGGGCAGATACAGTTCGACCACGATGTAAACCAGAACTTCAATTTTCCTGTGGGGTCTGCTCAAAACTATGGTCCAGTACAGACAGCTAGACCAGATGACACTTACGAGGAAGTTGAGATCACACCTACCGCGGTTGCTGTGGAGCATGGACCTAGGTCTCTGAAGCTTAAACGGTCTCTCCTGGACTTGACaaagatatctccaacggagacACGTCGTTCTAGAAAGAGAAGGGACTCCGTAATTCAAGTTATACCATCGAAACGACAATTGGAAGAGGAAGGGAAGGAGCAAGATTTGAGCAACGAAATCCTTAATATCATTGACTCAGCTATACCCGAAGAAGACTATActcagaagaagaagaacaagaacaaggaaatggaagattttgcgaataaaagaagaaaagagaaagaggacgAAAGGAATCGACTGAAAGAATCCACTACCAACAGTCAGATTTTAAAAACGAGCACAGCTGCCCCTGTGGACACTTCTACGGTTTCCACAGCGGCGAAGGAGACTACCGAGTCTCCTACTTTTTCTCCGAGTTCCACGGAAAGCGATTCTGAAAGTAACACGACGAATAATCCGAAATCGACCGAAAGCACCAGCGAGTGGATCGATCTGACCACGGCGAAGCCAACCGAGCAGAACGGTTTCAATCTCTTCAGTTTCGTGAAGAAGATCGCCGAGATCAAGTTCAGGCTCGGTCTGACGCTCCTTAAACACGCCAGCGAGGGTTTTGCCAGATATCTTGGTCACGTGCAGAAGAGGATCAACGGAGAGGAGTGA